In one Podarcis muralis chromosome 7, rPodMur119.hap1.1, whole genome shotgun sequence genomic region, the following are encoded:
- the NFKBIB gene encoding NF-kappa-B inhibitor beta, with translation MASEAAAQGGPREPKRVEGDDWCDSGLGSLSEAQLGQIQGDAGLVGPGEGEEGPGRRALTPDPGPSGPTGPQKALSEEEEDDLERLDSALGDSLRGDEDVGAIVDGVGAVRLENGASAVVAPEAWLHHVLGFVTEDGDTALHLAVIHEHEAFLDSILQYTQGTDYLDIQNDLGQTALHIAVILGAADFVGKLVSVGAGLCVQEKGGHTALHLACREGQRECVQILLAPHVAQRPCEGSGFRAQLDCTNFDGYTPLHVAVLRKDLDVVSLLISGGADLNKPELSCGRSPLHLAVESQNPEVVECLLRAGADPESRMYVGYTPMYSALHRPDQKIPQLLREFGSEEPDWDSEESLDSNSEEEYDDIVINRGH, from the exons ATGGCCTCCGAAGCTGCTGCTCAGGGCGGCCCGCGGGAGCCCAAGCGGGTGGAAGGCGACGACTGGTGCGACAGCGGCCTGGGCTCCCTCAGCGAGGCCCAGCTGGGCCAGATCCAGGGAGACGCGGGCCTGGTGGGCCCGGGCGAGGGGGAGGAGGGGCCTGGGCGCCGGGCCCTGACCCCTGACCCCGGCCCCTCGGGCCCCACCGGCCCTCAGAAGGCGCtctcagaggaagaggaggatgaccTGGAGCGGCTGGACTCTGCCCTCGGGGACTCCCTGAGGGGAGACGAGGACGTGGGTGCCATCGTGGACGGCGTGGGGGCCGTGCGCCTGGAGAACGGGGCCTCGGCGGTGGTGGCCCCCGAGGCCTGGCTGCACCACGTGCTGGGCTTCGTCACCGAGGACGGGGACac AGCTCTCCACTTGGCCGTCATCCACGAGCACGAGGCCTTTCTGGATTCCATCCTGCAGTACACCCAAGGGACGGATTACCTGGATATTCAGAATGACCTTGGACAG ACAGCACTTCACATCGCGGTCATCCTGGGGGCTGCCGATTTTGTGGGCAAGCTCGTGTCGGTGGGAGCCGGTCTCTGCGTGCAGGAAAAGGGCGGCCACACCGCTTTGCACCTGGCGTGCCGAGAAGGGCAGCGGGAGTGCGTGCAGATCCTCCTGGCGCCGCATGTTGCGCAAAGGCCCTGCGAAGGCAGCGGCTTTCGGGCCCAACTGGACTGCACCAATTTCGATG GTTACACGCCCCTGCATGTTGCCGTCTTGCGGAAAGACTTGGACGTGGTCAGCCTCTTAATCTCCGGGGGAGCTGATCTCAACAAACCG GAGCTGAGCTGTGGGCGGAGTCCTCTTCACCTGGCAGTGGAGTCTCAGAACCCAGAGGTGGTGGAGTGCCTGCTGCGCGCTGGAGCGGACCCGGAGTCCCGCATGTATGTTGGCTACACCCCCATGTACAGCGCCTTGCACCGGCCCGACCAAAAGATCCCCCAGCTCTTGCGGGAGTTTGGCTCAGAGGAGCCAGACTGGGACTCGGAGGAGAGTTTGGACAGCAACAGCGAG gagGAATATGATGACATCGTGATCAACCGCGGGCATTAG